From the Gramella sp. Hel_I_59 genome, one window contains:
- a CDS encoding AsmA-like C-terminal region-containing protein, translating into MDNTSKKKKRKKPNWIKRILIALGLLFLAPLFLFTLGWFSRDLLIDELQIWYEANSNGTLEIGEVNANFITGFPNVGFSIEDVKQSSFDTILDKRTIIKLARADVNIAAKDLMRGNIQFRNIKIRDASVHTQVLTEKNLQEYIELKLKKQLEQNSGFDLPSWVHPDKTNFQLQNVHFIAENKILHKYFDLVAENVSGQIRSGDEIISGNITYEVFINDLGFNTRKGSFINGALATGSPEFELKKSSNTLSLPAFELQLDDQYFEAEAQFVFNKLTEYEFSLKNEVTDFKKIQQFLADSLAAKVKPYQLQDPIATNLKLKGKFAYGDVPFIHVDFSTNNNKLQLFEELELENVESHGILTNNLNSTDSLAEQPGKRDIKLYFKDFSANLEDIQVSAQESYYQSTANLRNQVKANIQVNGSNETMARALDHENFSFEGGQFSLDATIDGNIDDPYMILNAAKGTFTMGNTRVALKENNVQLPLRRLDLKLDNNNSILRQLQIDLPNGESLNFRGNVKNVSALMASNPSNPAEASLILNSDALNLDDLINTATKFTSENKGDQDNLKTLHQTLATIYKKFQPGFQLNINSVIYQDNLFQNLKARVHLKNSEVIQFDQLQFDYQDAETLLSGSVWVPKVKENNREPIFINVTADSKGSIRVFQDLFNIKLVSLRKGDFAFQGKFTGNVQYFDQLLRNAEGDLQLSGTEFYYPEAEMKFAMDTLHVGIEKSDIQIDRFALETIGHHPIYLQSKITDFASFLLEKDTDTGSIAVKLDANYIDVDQWLESIAEMERDSLKDINKNTHVSNIFQDIYKFHPKVQVELDSVKFNDLISEGLKAFVNFENDSILKLDDLNLKFKETRANIQGSITAKEPVINTENENPFDFQFSLAMNGKSKDLNELLNTVNFELNSGDFEFTGSYQGQAQDLSILNSNAEGDLKLGATLVRINETDLEIPVDSLHLIIKNDLATLDRLDVDLPGKSSIDITGTIDHFSNFINNEQLELAHTSNFMIRSPYLDSKDIAEFIGSDSSKRKKKTKSEFKVTNLKEILRNINDSYFPTASVALDSVILEGLGVSDFNAKLSFDPEGNFKLNNTNFSYQQGSIEVELLASVDSSEVLPVHLMTEINAVDIQKLIADLDYLNMEELSSAEKIAGKLNLKIDARTKLLSNGNIDINSLNGSIVFDLQDLELYDFKPVLESVVLMKEERFEKLRFRPITQTFRIENGVVIVPRTQIQSSALQLYAEGEFKLDEYFDIWLSLPWKNLKSNDGLQLPEKETYKEAGAKFYLQLIQNKESDEEKERKLRTRFRLWNRELKNKTSSDN; encoded by the coding sequence GTGGATAATACCAGCAAGAAAAAAAAGAGAAAAAAGCCTAATTGGATCAAACGCATTCTTATTGCATTAGGTCTGCTGTTTCTTGCGCCCCTATTTCTTTTTACATTGGGATGGTTTAGTCGGGACCTTTTGATAGATGAGCTTCAAATATGGTATGAAGCAAATAGTAACGGGACTCTGGAAATTGGAGAGGTAAATGCAAATTTTATCACCGGTTTTCCAAATGTTGGTTTCAGTATAGAGGATGTCAAACAAAGTAGTTTCGATACGATTCTGGATAAGAGAACCATCATTAAGCTGGCGAGAGCAGATGTGAATATTGCCGCAAAAGACCTGATGCGGGGAAATATTCAGTTTCGTAATATCAAGATTAGAGATGCGAGTGTTCATACACAAGTTCTTACGGAAAAAAATCTCCAGGAATATATTGAACTGAAGCTAAAAAAGCAGCTCGAACAGAACAGCGGATTTGATCTTCCCTCCTGGGTTCACCCTGATAAAACAAATTTCCAGCTGCAGAACGTTCACTTTATCGCTGAAAATAAAATACTTCATAAGTACTTCGATCTTGTTGCAGAAAATGTTTCTGGACAAATTAGATCAGGTGACGAAATCATCAGCGGAAATATTACCTACGAGGTTTTTATCAACGATCTTGGATTCAATACCCGAAAAGGTAGTTTTATCAATGGAGCCCTGGCCACGGGAAGCCCGGAATTTGAACTGAAAAAATCCAGTAATACGCTGAGTTTACCAGCTTTTGAACTTCAGCTGGATGATCAGTATTTTGAAGCAGAAGCTCAATTCGTGTTTAATAAACTTACAGAATACGAATTCAGTTTAAAAAATGAGGTAACAGATTTTAAAAAGATCCAGCAGTTTCTGGCAGATTCACTGGCCGCTAAGGTAAAACCATACCAGCTTCAGGATCCCATCGCCACCAATTTAAAACTAAAAGGAAAATTTGCATACGGAGACGTTCCTTTTATTCATGTCGACTTCAGTACGAATAATAACAAGCTTCAACTATTCGAAGAGCTTGAACTTGAAAATGTAGAATCTCACGGAATTCTCACGAACAATCTAAATTCGACAGACTCTCTGGCAGAACAACCCGGCAAGCGAGATATCAAGCTTTATTTCAAAGATTTTTCAGCGAATCTGGAAGATATACAGGTAAGTGCTCAGGAGAGTTATTACCAGTCTACGGCGAACCTACGAAACCAGGTTAAGGCCAATATACAGGTCAACGGTTCTAATGAAACCATGGCCAGGGCTCTTGATCATGAGAACTTCAGTTTTGAAGGCGGACAGTTTTCTCTGGATGCTACAATAGATGGCAATATTGATGACCCATACATGATTCTTAATGCTGCCAAAGGCACATTTACTATGGGAAATACGCGGGTGGCATTAAAGGAAAATAATGTACAGCTGCCACTGCGGCGTCTTGATCTGAAACTGGATAACAACAATTCGATTCTCAGGCAATTACAGATCGACCTTCCCAATGGGGAAAGTTTGAATTTTCGAGGAAATGTAAAGAATGTTTCAGCACTTATGGCTTCGAACCCTTCAAACCCTGCAGAGGCCAGTCTTATTTTGAACTCAGATGCTCTTAATCTTGATGACCTCATCAATACGGCAACTAAATTCACTTCAGAAAATAAAGGTGATCAGGATAATTTAAAGACATTGCATCAAACACTGGCGACGATCTATAAAAAGTTTCAACCTGGCTTTCAGCTGAATATAAATTCTGTGATCTACCAGGATAACTTATTTCAAAATTTAAAAGCTCGGGTACATTTAAAGAATTCTGAAGTTATACAGTTCGATCAACTTCAGTTCGATTATCAGGATGCCGAAACTTTACTTTCAGGAAGTGTTTGGGTTCCAAAGGTCAAAGAGAATAACCGCGAGCCTATTTTTATAAATGTAACTGCAGATTCGAAAGGTTCTATCAGAGTTTTCCAGGATCTTTTCAATATTAAACTGGTTTCTTTACGGAAGGGCGATTTTGCCTTTCAAGGTAAATTTACGGGCAACGTTCAGTATTTCGATCAGTTGCTGAGAAATGCTGAAGGTGATCTACAGTTATCTGGCACAGAGTTTTACTATCCAGAGGCTGAAATGAAATTTGCCATGGATACCCTACATGTAGGTATTGAGAAAAGCGATATTCAGATCGATCGATTTGCATTGGAAACTATTGGTCATCACCCAATTTATCTACAGAGTAAGATCACAGATTTTGCTTCTTTTTTGCTGGAGAAAGATACCGATACCGGGAGTATTGCTGTAAAACTGGATGCAAACTATATTGATGTTGACCAGTGGTTGGAATCTATTGCTGAAATGGAGCGAGACAGTTTGAAGGATATTAACAAGAATACACATGTTTCAAATATATTCCAGGATATTTATAAGTTTCATCCAAAGGTCCAGGTTGAGTTAGACTCAGTAAAATTCAATGATCTTATTTCTGAAGGTCTTAAGGCATTCGTGAATTTCGAAAATGACTCGATCCTCAAGCTTGATGATCTCAATCTAAAATTTAAAGAGACCCGCGCCAATATTCAGGGCTCTATCACTGCAAAGGAGCCAGTCATTAATACTGAAAATGAAAATCCCTTTGACTTCCAGTTTTCGCTAGCCATGAACGGAAAATCCAAAGATCTTAACGAGCTTTTAAATACTGTAAACTTTGAACTAAATTCTGGTGATTTTGAGTTTACCGGAAGTTACCAGGGACAGGCACAGGATCTTAGTATTCTTAATTCTAATGCGGAAGGAGACCTTAAACTTGGTGCTACCCTGGTCAGGATCAATGAAACAGACCTTGAAATCCCCGTAGATAGTCTGCATTTGATCATTAAAAATGATCTTGCAACTCTTGATCGACTCGATGTGGATCTACCTGGTAAAAGTTCGATCGATATCACTGGTACTATCGATCATTTTTCGAATTTTATTAATAACGAACAATTGGAACTTGCCCATACTTCTAATTTCATGATTAGATCGCCCTATCTGGATAGTAAGGATATTGCTGAATTTATTGGTTCCGATTCCTCAAAGAGAAAGAAGAAGACTAAATCTGAATTTAAGGTCACTAATCTCAAGGAAATTCTTAGGAATATTAATGACTCTTATTTTCCAACCGCCAGTGTCGCCCTGGACAGCGTTATACTTGAAGGGCTGGGAGTTTCAGATTTTAATGCCAAGTTGAGTTTTGACCCTGAAGGCAATTTTAAACTGAACAATACGAACTTTAGTTACCAACAAGGCTCAATTGAGGTTGAACTACTCGCCAGCGTTGATTCTTCGGAAGTGCTTCCAGTACATTTGATGACAGAGATAAATGCTGTAGATATTCAGAAGCTTATAGCAGATCTTGACTATCTGAATATGGAAGAATTAAGTTCTGCTGAAAAAATTGCAGGTAAACTTAATCTGAAAATTGATGCCAGAACTAAGTTATTGTCAAACGGCAACATAGATATCAACTCACTGAACGGCAGCATAGTATTTGACCTGCAAGATCTGGAACTATACGATTTTAAGCCAGTTCTGGAGTCGGTCGTTCTAATGAAAGAAGAACGTTTTGAAAAGCTGCGGTTCAGACCAATAACTCAAACTTTCAGGATTGAAAACGGCGTAGTAATAGTTCCAAGAACACAGATACAATCTTCAGCTTTGCAGTTGTATGCTGAAGGAGAATTTAAGCTGGATGAATATTTTGATATCTGGCTTTCCCTACCCTGGAAAAATTTGAAGTCCAATGACGGACTTCAATTACCTGAAAAAGAAACCTACAAAGAGGCAGGAGCGAAGTTTTACCTTCAGCTAATTCAGAATAAAGAAAGTGATGAAGAGAAAGAACGAAAGCTAAGAACACGTTTTCGATTATGGAACCGTGAGTTGAAAAATAAAACATCCTCAGATAATTAA
- a CDS encoding alpha-amylase family glycosyl hydrolase, whose protein sequence is METIIKRSPGMGCIIDEGLTTFRVWAPNADKIFVTGTFNDWNADDLELEHEENGYWAGTTDKAKQGDEYKYVIHNNGETFYRNDPYAFELTNSDGNSVIRDLNFDFGDDQYQLPSFNQLVIYELHVGTFNRKSADTVGTFENVIEKLDYLKNLGINCIELLPVAEFPGGESWGYNPAHPFAIEQDYGGPNGLANLVKAAHQHGIGVIMDVVYNHFGPSDMDLWQFDGWSQNDKGGIYFYNDHRSKTPWGDTRPDYGREEVRQYLRDNALMWIEKYRCDGLRMDATSYIRFEGGGLGEDTAIEEGNQMMREINAEIQEKYPHIITIAEDLKGHDMVTDTIENGGIGYGSQWDMNFVHPVREVLTDTHDDSRDLEKIAGALQFVQSNDAFKRIIYTESHDEVANGKARVPEEVQPGDAESAFAKKRALLGIVLTLTTPGIPMLFQGQEFMEDSYFQDTVELNWEKLEKHQGISRLVSNLIKIRTGEIEGYEGLRQQAIEIIHLNNDSKVLAYLRGEENSKVLIVINFSNKDYTEYNLDLAEQSNWKLRLNTVAKEYDDDFSEMEVDDPEIHMESKEEANTGTFEIPGYSALIFIHE, encoded by the coding sequence ATGGAAACTATCATAAAACGCTCACCAGGAATGGGTTGCATCATAGATGAAGGGCTTACTACCTTTCGCGTGTGGGCTCCAAATGCCGATAAAATATTCGTTACGGGAACCTTTAATGACTGGAATGCCGATGACCTGGAACTTGAACATGAAGAAAATGGTTACTGGGCTGGCACGACCGATAAGGCAAAGCAAGGCGATGAGTACAAATACGTCATCCACAATAATGGTGAAACCTTCTACCGCAATGATCCCTATGCTTTTGAGCTTACCAACAGCGATGGTAATTCTGTAATTCGAGATCTCAACTTTGATTTTGGCGATGATCAATACCAGTTGCCTTCCTTCAATCAATTAGTAATTTATGAACTACACGTAGGAACTTTCAATAGGAAATCGGCAGATACTGTTGGAACTTTCGAAAATGTTATCGAGAAACTGGATTATTTGAAAAATTTGGGAATTAATTGTATAGAACTACTTCCGGTAGCTGAGTTCCCCGGCGGAGAATCCTGGGGTTATAACCCGGCGCATCCTTTCGCCATAGAACAGGATTATGGTGGTCCAAACGGACTGGCAAATCTGGTAAAAGCTGCTCACCAGCATGGAATTGGAGTGATTATGGATGTTGTCTACAACCATTTTGGCCCTTCAGATATGGATCTCTGGCAGTTTGATGGCTGGTCGCAAAACGACAAAGGTGGTATTTATTTCTATAACGACCATCGAAGCAAGACTCCCTGGGGTGACACTCGTCCTGACTATGGTAGGGAAGAGGTAAGACAGTATTTAAGAGACAATGCCCTCATGTGGATTGAGAAATATCGTTGTGATGGATTGCGCATGGATGCGACTTCCTATATTCGTTTTGAAGGTGGAGGTCTGGGTGAAGACACTGCTATTGAAGAAGGAAATCAAATGATGCGCGAGATCAATGCTGAAATTCAGGAGAAATATCCTCATATTATTACTATTGCTGAAGATCTAAAAGGTCATGATATGGTAACCGATACGATCGAAAATGGCGGAATTGGTTATGGTTCCCAATGGGATATGAATTTTGTACACCCGGTACGTGAAGTACTTACCGATACACATGATGATAGCAGGGATCTGGAAAAGATCGCTGGTGCATTGCAGTTCGTGCAAAGCAACGACGCTTTCAAAAGGATCATTTATACTGAATCTCATGATGAAGTCGCCAATGGAAAAGCAAGGGTGCCTGAAGAGGTTCAGCCCGGTGATGCCGAAAGTGCATTCGCTAAAAAGCGAGCTCTGCTGGGGATAGTACTAACTCTTACTACTCCAGGCATTCCAATGTTATTTCAGGGTCAGGAGTTTATGGAAGATTCTTATTTCCAGGATACGGTGGAGCTTAACTGGGAGAAATTAGAAAAACACCAGGGGATTTCCAGATTGGTTAGTAACCTTATTAAAATAAGAACAGGAGAAATTGAAGGCTATGAAGGTTTAAGACAACAGGCTATTGAAATCATACACTTAAATAATGATTCTAAAGTTCTGGCATATCTTCGAGGCGAAGAGAACTCCAAAGTTTTAATAGTTATAAACTTCAGTAATAAAGATTATACCGAATACAACCTGGATCTTGCGGAGCAGTCTAACTGGAAACTGCGTTTAAACACGGTGGCTAAAGAGTATGATGATGATTTTTCAGAAATGGAAGTTGATGATCCGGAAATACATATGGAGAGTAAAGAAGAAGCGAACACGGGAACTTTTGAAATCCCGGGATACTCTGCACTCATCTTTATTCACGAATAG
- a CDS encoding type 1 glutamine amidotransferase domain-containing protein, producing the protein MKKILMVVTSHKALENTDSTTGLWIGEFTDPYYVFKDEGYSIEIASPMGGKPPIDPMSELTEHITSSNRRFQDDELAKNALNNAKLLSEVSAENYDTLFFPGGHGPMFDLATNHDSGKLILEFIESNKPVASVCHGPAALIKAAEIEPDLLKGKRVTGYSNLEEKMSLKMDNIPYTLENRLKELGGEYHNASAPFLSHVEVDGLLITGQNPLSAEPTAKALVDFWK; encoded by the coding sequence ATGAAAAAGATATTAATGGTGGTGACATCTCATAAGGCATTGGAAAATACCGACAGCACCACTGGTTTATGGATTGGAGAATTTACAGATCCATATTATGTTTTTAAAGATGAAGGTTATTCAATAGAGATCGCCAGTCCTATGGGTGGCAAGCCGCCAATTGATCCAATGAGTGAGCTAACCGAACATATTACTAGTTCCAATCGAAGATTTCAAGACGATGAATTGGCTAAAAATGCATTAAATAATGCAAAACTTCTGTCTGAGGTTTCCGCAGAAAATTATGATACTTTATTTTTTCCAGGTGGGCACGGCCCCATGTTCGATCTTGCCACTAATCATGATAGCGGGAAATTGATCCTGGAGTTTATTGAAAGTAACAAACCGGTAGCTTCAGTTTGTCATGGACCCGCGGCACTAATCAAAGCTGCTGAAATTGAACCTGACTTACTGAAAGGAAAGAGAGTGACCGGCTATTCAAATCTTGAAGAAAAAATGTCGCTTAAAATGGACAATATTCCATACACACTTGAGAACCGACTGAAAGAACTGGGAGGAGAATATCATAATGCAAGCGCTCCCTTCCTTTCACATGTAGAGGTTGATGGATTATTGATTACCGGACAAAATCCATTATCTGCAGAACCAACAGCAAAGGCCTTAGTAGATTTTTGGAAATAA
- a CDS encoding serine hydrolase domain-containing protein — translation MDQKLKDFYPEITNSEVITIKNMLNHSSGIHDFTRNGDYLMWNQVQQHKDSMLKRISSYSSDFDPATESEYSNSNFVLLTYILEDVYEKSFKDLLYEKITGPLGLKNTTYGNRIDPLNNEAYSYSYLGKWTKSAETDMSIPQGAGAIVSTPTDLNIFLKILFKNEIISEESLKQMKTIENGFGLGLLRFPYINKWSFGHTGGIDGFEAVSSYFPEDKLAISLLSNGVNFNKNDILLAVLGSFYGDEFKLPEFRKIDLKSSELEPFVGTYSSEQIPPKITISMEENTLLAQATGQTAFPLEAVSKNIFVYDKVGVEIEFKAETEEMILKQAGQEFIFIKE, via the coding sequence CTGGATCAAAAACTCAAAGATTTTTATCCTGAAATTACTAATTCTGAAGTGATCACAATCAAAAATATGCTTAACCATAGCAGTGGCATTCATGACTTTACAAGAAATGGAGATTATTTAATGTGGAATCAGGTACAACAACATAAGGATAGCATGCTCAAACGAATATCCAGTTACTCTAGTGACTTTGATCCAGCTACAGAAAGTGAGTACAGTAATTCTAATTTTGTGCTACTTACCTATATCCTGGAAGATGTTTACGAGAAAAGCTTTAAAGACTTACTCTACGAGAAAATTACGGGTCCATTAGGTTTAAAAAATACTACCTATGGTAATAGAATAGATCCACTCAATAATGAAGCGTATTCATATTCGTATCTGGGAAAATGGACAAAGTCTGCAGAAACCGACATGTCTATTCCGCAAGGCGCTGGAGCTATAGTATCAACCCCCACAGATTTAAACATATTTCTTAAGATTCTTTTCAAGAACGAAATAATTTCAGAAGAGAGTTTGAAGCAAATGAAAACTATAGAAAATGGATTTGGTTTGGGACTATTACGATTCCCTTATATTAATAAATGGAGTTTTGGTCATACTGGTGGTATCGATGGTTTCGAAGCGGTCTCCAGCTACTTTCCGGAAGATAAGCTGGCTATTAGTCTTCTTTCCAATGGGGTAAATTTTAATAAAAATGATATACTTCTGGCAGTACTGGGAAGCTTTTATGGAGATGAATTTAAGTTACCAGAATTCCGAAAAATAGATTTAAAGTCCAGTGAGCTTGAACCGTTCGTTGGTACTTATTCAAGTGAACAAATACCACCCAAAATCACCATTTCTATGGAAGAGAATACCTTACTGGCGCAAGCTACGGGACAAACTGCATTTCCATTGGAAGCGGTATCGAAAAATATTTTCGTTTATGATAAAGTGGGTGTGGAAATAGAGTTTAAAGCTGAAACTGAAGAAATGATTTTAAAACAAGCAGGCCAGGAATTTATATTTATCAAAGAGTAG
- a CDS encoding glycosyltransferase family 2 protein, which yields MNIESIAKIVAELKAYGNQTPSVSSDIELSVCIPARNEAQTIWKTLTALANQLSGDKAVPTQLYEVLVLCNNCNDDTVELCKVFQELNPEFPFYIYVTNNPANNNVGAARKVLMDLASERLTDNGFIIMTDADTIADKNWLHSFLKLQTEPVDLVCGQIIPDMKGLNTKAKKNLFENRHYLDLVSRLESEIYPQQSDPWPRHSHNSGPNMAVRNLVYKNIGGIPPIACLEDIALYQKVISSGYAVKHAMEPMVTTSCRSSSRVPGGFGSQIQNWSASKTENVEGYAKLRERFTAFAEIRQYYSQPFEELLNSIGHRLKIQKQMLRSLIEKHHSSNSLVIYLENFLEDHSPWNAAHPNINIAEAIHELEDHFSVFSQTSKIYSSARSELSSLKRSM from the coding sequence GTGAATATTGAATCCATAGCAAAAATTGTTGCGGAGCTAAAGGCTTATGGTAACCAAACGCCCTCGGTATCGTCAGACATCGAGTTAAGTGTCTGTATTCCTGCCAGGAACGAAGCCCAGACTATCTGGAAGACCTTAACGGCATTGGCAAATCAGCTTTCAGGAGATAAAGCCGTTCCTACTCAGTTATATGAAGTTCTAGTTTTGTGTAATAATTGTAATGATGATACTGTAGAGCTATGTAAAGTTTTTCAGGAGCTCAATCCAGAATTTCCGTTTTATATATATGTAACAAACAATCCAGCGAACAATAATGTTGGTGCTGCGAGGAAAGTTTTAATGGATCTTGCCAGCGAAAGACTTACCGACAACGGTTTTATTATCATGACCGATGCGGATACCATAGCAGATAAGAATTGGCTCCATTCATTTTTGAAACTTCAAACTGAACCTGTAGACCTTGTATGCGGACAGATCATACCAGACATGAAAGGTTTGAATACGAAAGCAAAGAAGAATCTTTTTGAAAACAGGCATTATCTTGACCTGGTTAGCAGACTTGAGAGTGAAATATACCCACAGCAATCTGATCCCTGGCCGAGGCATTCCCATAATTCAGGACCTAACATGGCGGTTCGAAATTTAGTTTATAAAAATATTGGAGGCATTCCTCCTATCGCCTGCCTGGAAGATATCGCATTGTACCAGAAAGTGATAAGCTCTGGTTATGCAGTTAAACATGCGATGGAGCCTATGGTTACAACTTCCTGCCGCAGCTCTTCCAGAGTTCCGGGAGGTTTTGGTTCCCAGATCCAGAACTGGTCGGCTTCTAAAACTGAAAATGTCGAAGGCTATGCTAAACTAAGAGAACGCTTCACGGCCTTTGCTGAAATAAGACAATATTATTCCCAGCCTTTTGAAGAACTTCTGAATTCTATCGGTCACCGGTTGAAAATTCAGAAACAAATGCTGAGATCTTTAATTGAAAAACACCACAGTAGTAATTCATTGGTCATTTACCTTGAAAATTTTTTGGAGGATCATTCTCCATGGAATGCTGCCCATCCTAATATTAATATAGCTGAAGCTATTCACGAACTAGAAGATCACTTTTCTGTCTTTTCCCAGACTTCCAAAATATACAGTTCAGCTCGCTCAGAATTAAGCAGTTTAAAACGATCAATGTAA
- a CDS encoding bifunctional PIG-L family deacetylase/class I SAM-dependent methyltransferase produces MKNTREHIEKAPFLNIEGLHRDLGKVIIVAPHPDDESLGCGGLIAHLATQNAEVSVLFLTNGDASHPNSSKFPQNKLGKLRKSEAINACKILGVKEKNLIFLNASDGKLAEKFKNDDSVVNELKELFQQKEPDTIFAPWRRDHHIDHIAAYNLINKAAESLESTIVEYPIWLWKKGESADWPAEDEVLTFRLKIDSVKEIKKAAIQAHISQTTNLIDDDPEGFILTEDLMQPFIGNYEYFFFPAKYKPAVNETYFANLYADNEDPWDFETSSYEQEKYRKTIASVLGKSFENALEIGCSNGVFTKLLAPKCKNLLAVDLSQESLKSAIKRCASFSQCKFMQWDVSNGLPGSNYDAIFFSEVGYYFDLNRLGKLFKDITDSLQSGGILVMVHWTAYVRSYPLTGQQVHDHFRKNYIDRFKLLNSERAELYILEVWEKTEK; encoded by the coding sequence ATGAAAAATACCAGGGAACACATTGAGAAAGCCCCGTTTTTGAATATAGAAGGACTCCATAGGGATCTGGGAAAAGTGATCATTGTAGCTCCACATCCCGATGATGAAAGCCTTGGTTGCGGAGGATTAATCGCTCATTTAGCTACTCAGAATGCAGAAGTATCCGTACTGTTTCTTACAAATGGTGATGCTTCGCATCCTAATTCCAGTAAATTTCCACAAAACAAACTTGGGAAGTTACGAAAGTCTGAAGCCATCAATGCTTGTAAGATTTTAGGAGTAAAGGAAAAAAATCTCATATTTCTAAATGCTAGTGATGGGAAATTAGCTGAAAAGTTTAAAAATGATGATTCGGTCGTAAATGAATTAAAAGAACTCTTTCAGCAGAAGGAACCGGACACAATTTTTGCACCCTGGCGTAGAGACCATCATATTGATCATATTGCTGCTTACAACCTGATTAACAAAGCAGCGGAGAGCCTGGAAAGCACAATAGTTGAATATCCAATCTGGCTCTGGAAAAAGGGAGAATCTGCCGACTGGCCCGCTGAAGATGAGGTCCTGACTTTCAGATTAAAGATCGATTCCGTAAAAGAAATCAAGAAAGCAGCGATTCAGGCACATATAAGTCAGACTACAAATTTGATCGATGATGATCCTGAAGGTTTTATTCTTACAGAAGATCTTATGCAGCCTTTTATAGGGAATTATGAATATTTCTTTTTTCCAGCCAAATATAAACCTGCAGTTAATGAAACCTATTTTGCGAACTTATATGCAGATAACGAAGATCCATGGGATTTTGAAACTAGCAGTTACGAGCAGGAAAAATATCGTAAAACAATTGCATCGGTCTTAGGTAAGTCATTCGAGAATGCTCTGGAAATTGGATGTTCCAACGGAGTTTTTACCAAATTACTAGCTCCAAAATGCAAGAATCTACTTGCTGTCGATCTTAGTCAGGAATCCTTAAAGTCGGCTATAAAAAGGTGTGCTTCGTTTTCGCAATGTAAGTTCATGCAATGGGATGTTAGTAATGGTCTGCCAGGAAGTAATTATGACGCTATCTTTTTTTCTGAAGTAGGTTATTATTTCGATCTGAACAGATTAGGTAAACTATTTAAAGATATTACGGACTCTTTGCAGTCAGGTGGAATTTTAGTCATGGTCCACTGGACGGCATACGTTAGATCATATCCACTTACAGGACAACAGGTACATGATCACTTCAGAAAAAATTACATTGATCGTTTTAAACTGCTTAATTCTGAGCGAGCTGAACTGTATATTTTGGAAGTCTGGGAAAAGACAGAAAAGTGA